DNA sequence from the Sceloporus undulatus isolate JIND9_A2432 ecotype Alabama chromosome 4, SceUnd_v1.1, whole genome shotgun sequence genome:
aaaagagataaaacaacAGACATTGGGGAACAATAAGCTTCAATCAACATTTACATTGAGCTGAAACTGTAGAAAATTCAGCACTAACAAAAATTCAGGTAGCAGACATTTCTATATTCACATGTGGAACTCTCTGCATGTTAATATGATTCATCCCCCCTCCAGAATCTGACTAGTTGCCCCCCTTTTCTTTGCTGATTTGGTGCTGATTCTTTCATTTTGatcttttgataccatcaacttttatttcttcctgaacCAACTGCATGGTGTAGGAATGGGAGACCTGTGTTGCAAAGCATCCCCTCCTATTTGCAGGCTGTTTCAAAGAAGAGAATTGGATGAATGTATCTTACTCTACAGGAAGAATGCATCTTACTCCACAGGAAGTTATGTGCTACATAGTATTTTTGTTTCCACTATTACTTGCCATCTATTCTGTTTGAAGCCCTATGAGAGCTCATTAGGATCTGAGGCCTTTCCTACCTTACAATTCTAGAACtattattcctctttaactgccttggctgcatcctatgcaatcctgagatttatagtatGGGgaaacactagagctctctgactgagaattcttaTTATCCCTTCCTAACCCACAAATCCCTAGATTCCATGGGATATTGCCATGATAGTTAACAGGGAATCATACTGCTGTAATTTATGTAGTGTGGAAGAACCTCTGCAGTATAGTATGACACTCAGCTTTATTTCTCTGTTAAACATTGAATTCAGGGATAGCTATCAGGGTACTAGATTAAATGCCTGGATATATTGGATAGGggcaagtaaaacaaaacaaaacatctgaaatGTAATGACACCAAAATAGAGGCCCTATGAATGAGTGGTGTCCACAATCAGGAAAGTAGTTAAGTTAGCTGGCCTGGTCAGGGATGAATTCCCACAGTGTGTgttgtatgtgtcttcaagtcgcctgttagCTTATGaagtccccatgaatttcataggttttcttaggcaatgaatactcagaggtggttttgccagttccttcctctgaaatataacctacagcacctggcatttgttggtgatCACCCATCTAAATACTAATCAAGGCTGATCcttcttagctttcaagatcaaatcGGATCTGAAGGGGGAAGTAAATAGTCTAGATGTGTTCCCAGACTGATATCACATGAGGTCTAAACTTCTGCTTTGTCAAAGAGTAGCTTTGACTGGTACATCAATACCCCAGCCACAATGACCCATGTGTTGGTAATCTCATGCTTTAATAACTATAATactactctctctgtgtgtagccACCCTTACAGAAGATGCAGCAGCGTGATTAATCTTTATCAAATGTTttggctgttttaaaatgttagcaTCTTAATCAAACAGCACAACACATCCCCTGCCTTCAAAAATCCTTgcataaaatgtatttcttttaataaCAGTTAAAAGCCCAGTTAGGAAATCCAAGTTCCCTTTTCTCTGTTCACACAAGCCATTATTGCCAGAACTGCTGCAACTGAAGCAGGAGCAGCAAAAAGAGATGCTCTGAtgtgtcaaaaaagaaaagaaaagaaaagaaagaaagaaagaaagaaaggaaaagaaaagaaaaagaaaaaagaaaactggatTGTTAAAGGGATTTCCTTTTTGCCTTTGAGTGCTAACAAAACATGGactctgaaaataattttgtatccATATAATATGTAGAAATGTCTGCTACTCTTTAACCTAACATTGAAATGACAGAAGGAAAATTATCTGCAGGCAGGCtagctccctcctctttctcattgcaAGTGTGGAAATTCATAGTAGGAAATGCagggtgggggagggagggagagggagaaagagagagagagagagagagagagagagagagaatataccAATTTGAAATACACAGGAGCATGGGTAGCACATCACTGTCTGAGTTTCCCATTTGCACTCAGGAAAAGAACTGGCACAGACTACTTCTGTTGCATGTCACTCTCCTGTTGCATTTTAAAGAGCCATCATGAATTAAAACTGGCATCCCAGTTTTCCCTGAGCACATTGTCCATATTTTCTTGAAGATCTGTGGCTTGTGATTTGACAGCTGGGCTGCTTTCAGATGATTGCTTTCCTCCCTTGGAGGGCTTAGAGGATGCTGGCACTCCTGTGAAGCGCTTCAGTCAGCCAGTGTGAGAATCACTGCAGCATGTTTGTGGAGTGGAGTGCAACACTTGGAGGTATTCTCTGATTGCATCAAGGTGGGACAGAGCTCATGCCATCCActcaggctgaacatgcccagctctgaAAACTCTACAAAGGTGAAGGTAAGttctatatttcatattttatacaAGGACAGGAGTGGGGAATGGAACAGGCTTTCTAATTTCAACTTCATTCATCCTCACTTGCTCTGCTCTGCACGCACATATCTCTTGTGCTTTTGCACTGGTAGAATCCCCCATCCGAGCAGAACTGATCAATGCATGCCAGCAGCAATGATTATCAGTGAGAGATGATAAAGCACTGAAAAAGGGTTGTAACTCTAATTATCTTAGCAAACTTTCCTTTCTTTGCAGCCCTTCCGCAAGCATGACTTTGGGAAATTGCCTGCTACAAAGAGTGCTTTAAACCACCAGCCTTGAGTTAATCTGATCTTAggtcccccaccccaccccatatgGTTAAGCCCCAAACAGATGAGAGTTTTGAGAAGTACTGAAAGTGTGTATTTCTTTTAGAGCTACTGTGTGTTTTCTGAAGTAGATTTTTGAAATCTTCTTCTGGACTACCTTCAGCaattaacaaaaaacaaagagagtcttgtggcaccttatttactaacatttttttttttttgtcatgaaCTTTGGTAGAAAACTTAAGGTGTCCTGGctgaaaacattcatttttggAAAGCTGTTGCCAAATAAAACTTAGTGCTTCAAAAATCTTTGTTATCTTTGCTGCAACAGATGAACGCAACTACCCCCTTAGACATTTCGCCTCTGACAAAACTCCAGCCTTTTATTAATGACAACCATTGAATGACAGTGTGAAGAGAGAACTCTGGTACTTCCCCCCtatttctctccttctgaggcagCCTTCCCAATAAAGGGAAAATTCTCTGTCCTATAGTTACCAGTGTCTGAATTGTGTTCTAGCACAATTGCTcaaaaatgtcttttttaaaagccaacacATCAGATTGAGAGATCGACTTGTGTGGTAGTTGAATTTCTATATGTAAAGGGGTGGGTGAGTCAACAAGGAGGGAAAGGGACTGATGCATGTAAGATACGAAGATAATGCAAGATCACAATATCTTCTATTAGGTTCATTGTGATCTCCCTTTTTCTAGGGAAACAAGGAGAAAATGTGTTGACCAGCAGCTAAGGGACTAAAACAAGCAGGTGAAGATGGAGAACAGCACCACTGATGgacaaaatgaaacagaattcCTGCCCAACCGAGAGATGGTCACCATTGAATATCAAGTGGTCACCATTCTTTTGGTTCTTCTCATCTGTGGGTTAGGCATTGTGGGCAACATCATGGTAGTGATGGTGGTACTCAGAACAAAGCACATGAGAACCCCAACCAACTGTTACCTAGTGAGCCTCGCAGTCGCTGATCTCATGGTGCTGGTGGCTGCTGGGCTTCCCAACATCACTGAAAGCATCTATGGATCCTGGGTATATGGCTATCTTGGATGCCTCTGCATTACTTACCTCCAGTATCTTGGCATCAATGCATCTTCTTGCTCTATTACTGCCTTCACTGTTGAGAGATACATAGCCATCTGCCACCCCATCAAAGCCCAGTTTTTATGTACTTTCTCTAGAGCCAAAAAGATCATCATCTTTGTCTGGGCATTCACTTCCATTTACTGCATGCTCTGGTTTTTCTTGTTAGATCTCAACACAATTGTCTACAAAGAGACCACCATAGTGGCCTGTGGGTATAAAGTGCCCCGGAGCTACTATTCCCCAATCTACATGatggattttgggatattttaTGTCATGCCAATGATATTAGCTACTGTCCTCTATGGGTTGATTGCCAGGATATTGTTCCTGAATCCCATCTCATCAGGCCCAAAAGAAAAGTCCAAGACATGGAAGAATGGTTCTTCTCCTCTGAACAAGAGCAAAACAACCAACAAAGGTATCAACAGTGCTGCAGCTTCTAGAAGGCAGGTAAGAATACCTATGAGATGGCTtacttaaagggggggggggggtaagattATATAAGATTCCTATATAAGCCTGTTTGAAGTTTAAGATCTTTCTCTCAATTCCACTACTATCACAGTCATATTTGGTGAGAACATagaagagaaccttctcagtggttcCTTACAGGTTGTGGAATTGTCTCCCTTGGATGAATTAGTAggtcccctctttttttttttttcctttcagctaAGAGGCCTTTGGTTTATAATTCATGTGGCAGAAATGGGGTtgtatatttctctttttttcattttaattgtacgtattttatattattttaactttgttttaacCAAATGGGtgattaatgtgtttttttaaaaacaaacaaacacttgtATACAAATAATATTTAGCTGCACCATGCTTTCAATTGCTTGCAAGCTGCATGGATCCTATACAAGGGGAAACATggaatataaatagaataaaacaataaataaataaataaacaaacaaacaaacatattacaTCTACACTATACATTTCCTGAAGGTTTGGATGGAATGGGGCTTCCTTTTTTTCAGAGGCAGTATATCTCtgagcaaggaatattcaggatAAACAAAGTTGTGGTGCAAGGGAAACTGTGACCTTCATGACCTACTTGTGAACCTCCCAGAAAAAAATAGTTCTTGTTGAAATGCTGGACTAAGTGGCCTTTACTTTCATTTCAAAAAGGAAGTTCTCACTAAGAGTTCCAGTGTCAGGGCTGTACCATGTACTTACCTCTGTACCCATCTATAACTCCAGCTAGGGATAAACATGATGATAGTACAGCATCAGGGGATGGGAGCTACATTTAAGTAGGAATGCATGGCAAGATCAATTCATTTTTAGGTACATGTATATCTTGTCCTTCCTCCAGTGagctgaaaatgttggataaACTCTCCTTCTCCATACCTTTGCCTTACTACAAGGGTGTGAAGTAGGTTTGTCTCTTGTACTTTattaaagagggagggagggagggagaaaaaggaacatagcagcacctttaagactaactggtttttattttaacatgagcttttgtgtatataaacacatttcttcagatgcagtagagCGTGTATATCTTCAGATGTACTGCCTCTGAAGAAGTGGGACTATATCcaagaaagctcatgcaaaaataaaaagtacactagactgaggatgcatctgcactgcagaaatattgagAGTTGACATtaatttaagtgctgtagttccatgcTATGAcaccctgggatttgttgttttaaggTCTTTACAGTCTGCTGAAGAGtgctgatgtctcacaaaactacagagcccaggattctgtagcactgagccatggcagttaaagtagtgtcaaactgcattatttctacagtgtcgatgCACCCTTAAAGGTGTTGTGACATTTATGCTGCAAAAGACTTCTGCTTTTTTGAAAAGTGATTTACTTTACTTACATCTAcagtatatcctgcctttcttccattgAATATAAGACAGATACACAACTCTGTTGACCCTCCACCACTATCCTCACAACAGCTCTATAAAATAGATTAGACTGAGGAAGTGATTGACTAAAGATttcccaatgagtttcatggcacAATGTGGAATGAATCTCCCAAGCCCCAGTTCAGTACAGTAACCACAACAGCATTTCCCTTATTCTTGTTCAGGAGGGCTGTGGACAAGAGCTGGTTAACAATGCACATGTGGCCACAAAACAGAGACACACATAAATTGACTATACAGATTTGTTTTTGTTGAGGAAAGTTGGGAATTCTGAAATGCATGGCTTGTGATGTTGCTCAGTTAAGCTGTTCAGCAACCGTTAACTTGAATGGGGTTTAAACAGCTTGACATGCAGCTTGACTTGAAGCTTGGCTGGAATGGAATTTAAGCAGATTGATCTCCAGACAGTGTGACCAGCACACTACTCATACTACTGAAGGCCAACTCATTGTTCCCTGGAAAGTACCAGGGCACTGGAGGTCAAGCAGGGGATTTATATACTGTCTAGGCTATATGTCCTGACTCCTCACAATTTTATGGATTTGTTGATCTGCCATCTCTTCTGCCATCTCTGTTAtgaacaagctacaattcccaaaattccataggattgagccatggcagttaaagtggtgtcaaagcagattatgtatgcagtgtggatgcaaccctagTCACAGATCCATCTTTTGACCCCATCTGTGAAACCATCCTAAATAACCAAGCCAATGTTGCTGCTGAAGAACTCTGTCAAATCAGATTTGAAGAAAAGGAACCTCTTTTCGCTTTGAAGTCATTCTTGTTGCTCAGCTGGAAACCAGGTGACAGTCTTTTGTCTCATGTTTTGATAATCAGCTCTATTGCCTGAGGAGATGGAGGTTCCACTCCCAACTAGGGTGCTCTCTTTTTTGGATTTTCACTCTCTATACATGAAGTGTTGATTAAGGGTTGATGTTTTTTCCTAAACTACTGAATAAG
Encoded proteins:
- the TRHR gene encoding thyrotropin-releasing hormone receptor, translated to MENSTTDGQNETEFLPNREMVTIEYQVVTILLVLLICGLGIVGNIMVVMVVLRTKHMRTPTNCYLVSLAVADLMVLVAAGLPNITESIYGSWVYGYLGCLCITYLQYLGINASSCSITAFTVERYIAICHPIKAQFLCTFSRAKKIIIFVWAFTSIYCMLWFFLLDLNTIVYKETTIVACGYKVPRSYYSPIYMMDFGIFYVMPMILATVLYGLIARILFLNPISSGPKEKSKTWKNGSSPLNKSKTTNKGINSAAASRRQVTKMLAVVVILFAFLWMPYRTLVVINSFLSQPFQENWFLLFCRICIYLNSAINPVIYNLMSQKFRAAFRKLCKCQKKQSEKPSNYSVALNYSAIKETDHFNTELEDITVTEAYLLSAKISFDDTCVSSEVI